From the genome of Vulpes lagopus strain Blue_001 chromosome 2, ASM1834538v1, whole genome shotgun sequence, one region includes:
- the HAUS2 gene encoding HAUS augmin-like complex subunit 2 isoform X2, which translates to MNNHLEAVLKEKRSLRQRLLKTTCEENLPIEAVYHRYMVHLLELAVTFIERLENHLETIRNIPHLDENLRKMSMALAKMDMLVTETEELAENILKWREQQKEISSCIPKILAEENYLHKHDVIMPSLPFTSKVHVQTINSK; encoded by the exons ATGAATAATCATTTGGAAGCAGTGTTAAAAGAGAAGAGGTCCCTCAGGCAAAGACTGTTGAAAACCACTTGCGAGGAAAACTTGCCTATTGAAGCTGTTTATCACAg aTACATGGTACATTTACTGGAATTGGCAGTAACTTTCATCGAAAGATTAGAAAACCATCTTGAAACAATCAGAAATATCCCTCATTTAGATGAAAATCTAAGGAAAATG AGCATGGCTTTAGCAAAAATGGATATGTTGGTGACTGAGACAGAAGAATTGGCAGAGAATATACTCAAGTGGCGAGAACAGCAAAAGGAAATTTCCTCTTGTATTCCCAAAATACTAGCAGAAGAAAATTATCTTCATAAACATGATGTTATAATGCCTTCCTTACCTTTTACTTCTAAAGTTCATGTCCAAACCATTAATTCCAAGTGA
- the HAUS2 gene encoding HAUS augmin-like complex subunit 2 isoform X1, whose protein sequence is MAAASPWDPAPEPSAAGLLLSHFVASGMVTQEMLNISKKSAPYFVNFSRLQQITNIQAEIYQKNLEIELLKLEKDTADVVHPFFLAQKCHTLQSMNNHLEAVLKEKRSLRQRLLKTTCEENLPIEAVYHRYMVHLLELAVTFIERLENHLETIRNIPHLDENLRKMSMALAKMDMLVTETEELAENILKWREQQKEISSCIPKILAEENYLHKHDVIMPSLPFTSKVHVQTINSK, encoded by the exons ATGGCCGCCGCGAGCCCCTGGGACCCCGCGCCCGAGCCAAGTGCTGCCGGGCTCCTGCTGAGCCATTTCGTAGCGTCGGGGATGGTCACTCAG GAGATGTTaaatatatctaagaaatcaGCTCCTTACTTTGTGAACTTCTCCAGACTACAGCAGATCACAAATATTCAAGCTGAAATCTACCAG AAAAACTTGGAAATTGaacttttaaaactagaaaaagataCAGCAGATGTTGTTCATCCTTTCTTTTTGG CTCAGAAGTGTCATACTCTGCAAAGCATGAATAATCATTTGGAAGCAGTGTTAAAAGAGAAGAGGTCCCTCAGGCAAAGACTGTTGAAAACCACTTGCGAGGAAAACTTGCCTATTGAAGCTGTTTATCACAg aTACATGGTACATTTACTGGAATTGGCAGTAACTTTCATCGAAAGATTAGAAAACCATCTTGAAACAATCAGAAATATCCCTCATTTAGATGAAAATCTAAGGAAAATG AGCATGGCTTTAGCAAAAATGGATATGTTGGTGACTGAGACAGAAGAATTGGCAGAGAATATACTCAAGTGGCGAGAACAGCAAAAGGAAATTTCCTCTTGTATTCCCAAAATACTAGCAGAAGAAAATTATCTTCATAAACATGATGTTATAATGCCTTCCTTACCTTTTACTTCTAAAGTTCATGTCCAAACCATTAATTCCAAGTGA